The following are encoded together in the Cyanobacterium aponinum PCC 10605 genome:
- the upp gene encoding uracil phosphoribosyltransferase, translating to MAPQLKIYVPPHPLIKHWLGVARDKNTPSTLFKTAMVELGRWLTYEAIREWLPTMDVTVETPLALAPATFLNPETKIAIIPILRAGLTLAEGSQTILPLASTYHLGMIRDEKTLNPTCYLNKLPTQFTADTHILILDPMLATGGTIILAMEEIIKRGGNPDLTRIISVVSAPPALQKLSANYPTLNIYSAMIDEQINDNGFIVPGLGDAGDRAFGTE from the coding sequence ATGGCGCCCCAATTAAAAATATATGTCCCCCCTCATCCTCTAATCAAACATTGGCTCGGAGTTGCAAGAGATAAAAATACACCTTCTACTCTATTTAAAACCGCTATGGTGGAATTGGGACGTTGGTTAACCTATGAAGCAATTAGAGAATGGTTGCCGACAATGGATGTGACAGTTGAAACTCCCCTCGCCCTTGCACCAGCTACTTTTCTAAATCCTGAAACAAAAATAGCTATTATCCCTATATTGAGAGCAGGTTTAACCCTTGCCGAAGGTAGTCAAACTATATTACCCTTAGCTTCCACTTATCATCTTGGAATGATAAGAGATGAAAAAACACTTAATCCAACCTGTTATCTGAACAAATTACCAACACAATTTACTGCTGATACCCATATTTTAATTCTTGACCCTATGTTAGCCACTGGCGGTACAATTATATTAGCGATGGAAGAAATTATCAAACGAGGTGGAAATCCTGATCTCACCAGAATTATCTCCGTGGTATCTGCCCCCCCTGCTTTACAAAAATTAAGTGCCAATTATCCTACTCTTAATATTTATAGTGCCATGATTGACGAGCAGATCAATGATAATGGTTTTATTGTACCCGGTTTAGGCGATGCAGGCGATCGCGCTTTTGGTACTGAATAG
- a CDS encoding pseudouridine synthase has product MKYKYILFYKPYNVLCQFTDDSPHKNQRQTLKDYINIPHIYSVGRLDLDSEGLLLLTNNPRVKHRLCEPSFAHPRTYWAQVENIPTAESLKQLEEGVIIKGKKTKKATASMLKSEPELPPRNPPIRYRQNIPTAWLELTLTEGRNRQVRRMTAAVGYPTLRLIRVKIGITQQLSLTLEGLNVGEYRELTTSEIKILDNL; this is encoded by the coding sequence ATGAAATATAAGTATATTTTATTTTATAAACCCTATAATGTTCTATGTCAATTTACCGATGATAGTCCCCATAAAAACCAAAGACAAACTCTCAAAGACTATATTAATATACCCCATATTTACTCAGTGGGAAGACTGGATTTAGATAGCGAAGGATTACTTTTATTAACAAATAATCCCAGAGTAAAACATCGTCTTTGTGAACCTAGTTTTGCTCATCCTCGCACCTATTGGGCACAAGTAGAAAATATCCCTACCGCAGAATCATTAAAACAATTAGAAGAAGGAGTTATTATCAAAGGGAAAAAAACAAAAAAGGCAACAGCATCGATGTTAAAATCAGAGCCAGAATTGCCCCCTCGAAATCCCCCCATTCGTTACCGTCAAAATATCCCTACTGCTTGGTTAGAGTTAACTTTAACAGAAGGTAGAAATCGTCAAGTAAGAAGAATGACTGCGGCGGTAGGTTATCCTACTTTACGATTAATAAGAGTAAAAATCGGCATTACCCAACAACTATCTTTAACTTTAGAGGGTTTGAATGTAGGAGAATACAGAGAATTAACTACCTCAGAAATAAAAATATTAGACAATCTATAA
- a CDS encoding universal stress protein, translated as MLDKILYADSGTGHTQEMLKILLDIPAFKNSEINILHVIPPQVSADALAEKWEEGGKILSEIVKNVNIDPSKVATILKQGDPKDTVCNTAQEINADLILMGSRGLKRLESFLENSVSQYVFQLSDRPMLLVKDDIYVRKIKKVMLALDKSESSSYALEMALYLLRDYREAELYLVRVNPDMNADLELSTAEMEQNPILAPALQQAKRMGISAKCIVKGGKPAQQICKLADDNNIDLLLLGSPDRRPSIAKNLVDLDRLLGTSLSDYVRVNANCPVLLVRK; from the coding sequence ATGTTAGATAAAATTTTATATGCCGATTCTGGTACTGGTCACACTCAAGAAATGCTGAAAATTTTACTTGATATACCAGCATTTAAAAACAGTGAAATAAATATTCTTCATGTTATTCCCCCTCAAGTTTCTGCGGATGCTTTAGCTGAAAAATGGGAAGAAGGTGGGAAAATACTTTCTGAAATCGTCAAAAATGTTAATATCGATCCTTCTAAGGTTGCTACTATTTTAAAACAAGGCGATCCTAAAGATACGGTTTGTAATACGGCACAGGAAATTAATGCAGACCTAATTTTAATGGGGTCTCGTGGTTTGAAACGTTTAGAGTCCTTTTTGGAAAACTCTGTTAGCCAGTATGTGTTTCAATTGAGTGATCGCCCCATGTTACTTGTGAAAGATGATATATATGTAAGAAAAATTAAAAAAGTAATGTTAGCCTTGGATAAATCCGAGTCTTCTTCCTATGCCCTTGAAATGGCGTTATATCTTCTCAGAGATTATCGTGAGGCAGAGTTGTATTTAGTCAGAGTTAATCCTGATATGAATGCAGATTTAGAATTATCGACGGCGGAAATGGAGCAAAATCCGATTTTAGCTCCTGCTTTACAACAAGCGAAAAGAATGGGAATTTCTGCTAAATGTATTGTTAAAGGCGGAAAACCTGCACAACAAATTTGCAAATTAGCTGATGATAATAATATTGATTTACTCTTATTAGGATCTCCTGATCGTCGTCCTTCTATTGCTAAAAATTTAGTAGATTTAGACCGTTTATTAGGTACTTCTTTATCTGATTATGTAAGGGTTAATGCAAATTGCCCTGTTTTATTAGTCAGAAAATAA
- a CDS encoding DUF2079 domain-containing protein, producing MKIFFAKYNNIITYILISFFLLFIASSFRHILFNSHAFDLGIFDNGIYLISQGKNPYVSFRELHILGDHAAWILYFIAPFYFLFPSVYWLFFIQSLASAIALIPIWKLSKLNNLSDSKAKTICLIYILYPLIFNVNLFDFHPEVIALPLFFIAILAVKLDKIIWFIVSILLILGCKAVLALNVVMMGVWLILIYRKKNYGAFDVVAPSVIAIFSGIFWFIIATQLIIPAFSGEEAAAVSRYAFLGDSVSEIALNLIIKPQIILSHLFTLANAEYLLLLFLPVIPVLAWQEIPNLIPAIPTLFLNLLTEYQPQKDLVHQYSLPIIPFLIFTIIASLAHHKTWFYQNTKIRIWSLILFLALAKYVYFFPNGLYLKNLHTWKASNEAISLINTSKSVFTAPQFAPHLTHRLTLDLAIDSIDYNQVNKFHYVLLNLDNPTGYSSQEDIKNLINFLEKNREFQLKYNQDNIFLFKKIK from the coding sequence ATGAAAATTTTTTTTGCAAAATATAACAATATAATAACATATATATTAATTAGTTTTTTTCTTTTATTTATTGCTAGTAGCTTTCGCCATATTTTATTTAATTCCCATGCTTTTGATTTAGGTATTTTTGATAATGGAATTTATCTTATTTCTCAAGGAAAAAATCCTTATGTTTCTTTCAGAGAATTACATATTTTAGGGGATCACGCCGCTTGGATTCTTTATTTTATCGCTCCTTTTTACTTCCTTTTTCCTTCTGTTTATTGGCTCTTTTTTATTCAATCTCTAGCAAGTGCGATCGCACTTATACCTATTTGGAAACTAAGTAAATTAAATAATTTAAGTGATTCTAAAGCTAAGACTATCTGCTTAATTTATATTTTATATCCCTTAATATTCAATGTTAATCTATTTGATTTTCATCCAGAAGTTATTGCTTTACCTTTATTTTTTATCGCTATTTTAGCTGTTAAATTAGATAAAATTATTTGGTTTATTGTCTCTATTTTACTTATTTTAGGATGTAAAGCAGTTTTAGCTTTAAATGTAGTAATGATGGGGGTATGGCTAATTCTTATTTATCGTAAAAAAAACTATGGTGCGTTCGACGTAGTCGCACCTTCGGTGATCGCAATTTTTAGTGGTATTTTTTGGTTTATTATTGCTACTCAATTGATTATTCCTGCTTTTAGTGGAGAAGAAGCCGCGGCAGTCAGTCGTTATGCTTTTTTAGGAGATTCTGTTAGTGAAATAGCCCTGAATTTAATTATTAAACCCCAAATTATTTTATCTCATCTTTTTACTTTAGCTAATGCAGAATATTTACTACTTTTATTCTTACCAGTAATTCCCGTTTTAGCTTGGCAAGAAATACCTAATTTAATCCCCGCTATTCCCACTCTGTTTCTCAATCTTCTTACTGAATATCAACCTCAAAAAGACTTAGTCCATCAATATTCTTTACCGATAATTCCTTTTTTAATCTTTACTATAATTGCTAGTTTGGCTCATCATAAAACATGGTTTTATCAAAATACAAAAATTAGAATTTGGTCATTAATTTTATTTTTAGCCTTAGCTAAATATGTTTATTTTTTCCCCAATGGCTTATATTTAAAAAACTTACATACATGGAAAGCTAGTAATGAAGCTATTAGTCTGATAAATACCTCAAAAAGTGTTTTTACTGCTCCTCAATTTGCCCCTCATTTAACTCATCGTTTAACTTTAGATCTTGCGATCGATTCTATTGATTATAATCAAGTTAATAAATTTCATTATGTACTCTTAAACCTAGACAACCCCACTGGATATAGTTCTCAAGAAGATATTAAAAATCTAATTAACTTTTTAGAAAAAAATAGAGAATTTCAGTTGAAATATAATCAAGATAATATATTTTTATTTAAAAAAATTAAATAG
- a CDS encoding 3'-5' exonuclease, whose protein sequence is MVYLTEVEEIKEIILDLTDTDILWLDTEVADYQTSHPRLSLIQVLAYPQDTRGDPEGICYAARTYIIDVLEKPEIIEFFIDYIMVNENIKKVFHNANYDLRFFDKKRAKNIFCTYQFARKIPYYLLPVKRYNLKYLTEYLTDFKVDKQEQSGDWGIRPLSTNQLEYAKKDCVYLAQVYYKLTEISKQLEYDPQTENIENLLERYEEIEDIYLRLTSEIGFLKERIKQSMISQNIKENKCFKIQSTSKKTIKADLQELVKLIKEKQVNINFPITLTKAIQEKLGNNLKEIEIQSETSQYYSLKEKLPE, encoded by the coding sequence ATGGTTTATTTAACGGAAGTTGAAGAAATAAAAGAGATTATTCTTGATTTAACAGATACTGATATTCTTTGGTTAGATACTGAAGTAGCCGATTATCAAACTTCTCATCCTCGCTTATCTCTTATTCAAGTTTTAGCCTATCCTCAAGATACAAGGGGCGATCCCGAAGGGATCTGCTATGCAGCACGCACTTATATAATTGATGTATTAGAAAAACCGGAAATAATAGAATTTTTTATTGATTATATTATGGTAAACGAAAACATTAAAAAAGTTTTCCACAACGCTAATTATGATTTAAGATTTTTTGATAAAAAAAGAGCTAAAAATATATTTTGTACTTATCAATTTGCCAGAAAAATACCTTACTATTTACTACCTGTAAAAAGATATAATTTAAAATATTTAACAGAATATTTGACAGACTTTAAAGTTGATAAACAAGAACAAAGTGGAGATTGGGGTATAAGACCACTAAGCACAAATCAGCTGGAATATGCGAAAAAAGACTGTGTTTATTTAGCTCAAGTTTATTATAAATTAACAGAAATAAGTAAACAATTAGAATATGATCCCCAAACCGAAAATATTGAAAATTTGTTAGAAAGATATGAAGAAATAGAAGATATTTATCTAAGATTAACTTCAGAAATAGGCTTTTTAAAAGAAAGAATAAAACAGTCAATGATTTCTCAAAATATTAAGGAAAACAAATGTTTTAAAATACAATCAACCTCAAAAAAAACTATCAAAGCAGATTTACAAGAATTAGTGAAATTGATCAAAGAAAAACAAGTTAATATTAATTTTCCCATCACCTTAACTAAAGCAATACAGGAAAAATTAGGCAATAATTTAAAAGAAATAGAGATTCAATCAGAAACCTCGCAATATTATTCTTTAAAAGAGAAATTACCAGAATAA
- a CDS encoding type II toxin-antitoxin system VapC family toxin: protein MTLTYLDSGVLITLFRASDNLALKAQEIVDDCTRKFASSDFVKLETLSKAIFHKQIDEVDFYNTFFDMCNVWANDLNTIINLAENLASKYGLNALDALQIASGISVNAEEFITTEKPTKPLHRVTDIKVISLMTI from the coding sequence ATGACTTTAACCTATCTTGACTCTGGAGTACTAATTACTTTATTTAGAGCTAGTGATAATTTAGCTTTAAAAGCACAAGAAATAGTGGATGATTGTACCAGAAAATTTGCGAGTAGTGACTTTGTTAAATTAGAGACTTTATCAAAAGCAATATTCCATAAACAAATAGATGAAGTGGACTTTTATAATACTTTTTTTGATATGTGTAATGTATGGGCAAATGACTTAAATACTATTATTAACTTAGCAGAAAATTTAGCCAGTAAATATGGTTTAAATGCTTTAGATGCTTTACAAATAGCTAGTGGTATTTCTGTCAATGCTGAGGAATTTATTACCACAGAAAAACCGACTAAACCTCTCCATCGAGTGACAGACATCAAAGTTATCTCTCTAATGACTATATAG
- a CDS encoding AEC family transporter — MNIILQSVLPVAFIIIIGYVAGKKLSLERSTLSQLTVYILAPALVTDSFYRNSMGGDVTLRFLLAYGLISVILYGGIILIGKVIKLSSENHRSLFAILLCPNNGNMGLSITAFALGEGGLERAVIYMIGSSIVLFGVLPAVLKGESIIKGIKMTFRLPLIWAMILGVSLHLAHITLPFNLGKSIEWLGMSSIPIALLILGMQLTNTRFQFDFIHFLISLGKLAIAPLIAYGVGKIMGLEGLDLQVLVLQTAMPTAINTAVMMQEFGGDITMVSRTIILSTLMSFITIPMVMFLII; from the coding sequence ATGAATATAATTCTTCAATCTGTTTTACCTGTTGCTTTTATTATTATTATTGGTTATGTTGCAGGAAAAAAATTGAGTTTGGAGCGCTCTACTCTTTCGCAATTAACGGTTTATATTCTCGCACCTGCTTTAGTTACAGATAGCTTTTATCGCAATTCTATGGGAGGAGATGTTACTTTACGCTTTTTATTAGCCTATGGTCTTATTTCTGTAATTTTGTATGGTGGGATAATCTTAATTGGTAAAGTGATTAAGTTATCGTCGGAAAATCATCGCAGTTTATTCGCAATTTTGTTATGTCCTAATAATGGTAATATGGGGCTTTCAATTACCGCATTTGCTTTAGGAGAAGGGGGATTAGAAAGAGCAGTAATTTATATGATTGGTTCAAGTATTGTCTTATTTGGTGTTTTACCTGCGGTTTTGAAGGGTGAATCAATTATCAAGGGTATAAAAATGACTTTTCGCCTTCCTTTGATTTGGGCAATGATATTAGGAGTCTCTCTTCATTTAGCTCATATTACTCTGCCGTTTAATTTGGGGAAAAGTATTGAATGGTTAGGGATGTCTTCTATTCCCATCGCTCTTTTAATTTTGGGAATGCAGTTAACAAATACTCGTTTTCAATTTGATTTTATTCACTTTTTAATCAGTTTAGGTAAACTTGCGATCGCACCTTTAATTGCTTATGGAGTGGGTAAAATAATGGGTTTAGAGGGCTTAGATTTACAAGTATTGGTTTTACAAACTGCCATGCCTACGGCTATTAATACGGCGGTGATGATGCAAGAATTTGGAGGGGATATAACAATGGTATCTAGGACGATAATTCTTTCCACTCTGATGAGTTTTATTACTATACCAATGGTTATGTTTCTAATAATTTAA
- the rsgA gene encoding small ribosomal subunit biogenesis GTPase RsgA codes for MVNSNSANITESDLIQGTVIASQANFYQVRLDSNESLLCTRPTRLKKIGQSVFVGDRVLVKSTEFERGAIASVLPRETELERPPIANAQQILLVFALEEPTLDPVQLSRFLVKAESTKLKLLLGLNKVDLICPEKQKAWQERLCAWGYEPYFFSVQTSQGVPSLQKVLANKITILAGPSGVGKSSLTSLLIPEIEVRVGEVSGKLQKGRHTTRHVELFELPSGGYIADSPGFNQPHFDFSVESLVNYFPEARARLAENTCKFHNCIHKDEPDCAVKGDWERYPYYLKFLEEAIAFQEATAHKKDEESTVKTKFKANGKKYTEPKLESKKYRRVSRKVSNQKLEDLYNLQNLDSDELE; via the coding sequence ATGGTTAATTCTAATTCTGCAAATATTACTGAATCTGATTTAATTCAAGGCACTGTTATCGCTTCTCAGGCTAATTTTTATCAGGTTCGTCTTGATAGTAACGAAAGTCTTTTATGTACACGCCCCACACGGTTAAAAAAAATCGGTCAATCGGTGTTTGTTGGCGATCGCGTCTTGGTGAAATCCACGGAATTTGAAAGAGGTGCGATCGCATCTGTTTTACCAAGAGAGACAGAATTAGAACGTCCTCCCATTGCCAATGCTCAACAGATTTTGTTAGTATTTGCCCTAGAAGAACCCACTTTAGATCCAGTACAGTTAAGCCGTTTTTTAGTTAAAGCTGAGTCCACAAAATTAAAACTATTACTGGGTTTAAATAAAGTTGATCTAATTTGCCCTGAAAAGCAAAAAGCATGGCAAGAACGCCTTTGTGCGTGGGGATATGAGCCTTATTTTTTTAGTGTGCAGACCTCTCAAGGAGTTCCATCTTTACAAAAAGTTTTAGCGAACAAAATTACTATCTTAGCAGGTCCTAGTGGAGTAGGTAAATCGAGTTTAACATCTTTGTTAATTCCCGAAATTGAGGTGAGGGTAGGGGAAGTGTCAGGAAAGTTGCAAAAAGGCAGACATACCACCCGTCATGTAGAGTTATTTGAGTTACCTTCTGGGGGATACATCGCAGATAGTCCGGGTTTTAATCAACCTCATTTTGATTTTAGTGTAGAATCTTTAGTTAACTATTTTCCCGAAGCAAGGGCAAGATTAGCGGAAAATACTTGTAAATTCCATAACTGCATTCATAAAGATGAGCCTGATTGTGCGGTTAAAGGAGATTGGGAACGTTATCCATATTATCTTAAATTTTTAGAAGAAGCGATCGCATTTCAAGAAGCTACTGCCCATAAAAAGGATGAGGAATCCACAGTAAAAACGAAATTTAAAGCCAACGGGAAAAAATATACCGAGCCAAAGCTAGAAAGCAAGAAATATCGGCGAGTTTCCCGTAAAGTGAGTAATCAAAAATTAGAAGACTTATATAACCTTCAAAATCTCGATTCTGATGAGTTAGAGTAA
- the lhgO gene encoding L-2-hydroxyglutarate oxidase, protein MTYDIAIIGGGIVGLATAMNLQQKYPQKKIILVEKENHCATHQTGHNSGVIHSGVYYQPGSYKAKLTTQGNRALVEFCQTHNIKYDVCGKLIVACKEKELSQLENLYQRGLQNGIAVTKISREEAKEIEPYVNCIQAIKVPTAGIVDYKEVAKKYAEIFCNIGGEIRLNTKVVNLKYQDSQHIIITNQGEITSKYLVNCAGLYSDKIAILGGINPKMKIIPFRGEYYELKPEKRYLVKHLIYPVPNPDFPFLGVHFTRLIDGNIHAGPNAVLSLKREGYKKTDFALGEFWETVTYSGLWKLVSKYYEEGIEEIIRSFSKTAFVRSLQTLIPEVQEDDIIPSPAGVRAQALNQDGTLVQDFALLPTENALHVCNAPSPAATASLKIGEVISQNVAF, encoded by the coding sequence ATGACTTACGATATAGCAATTATAGGAGGCGGCATAGTCGGTTTAGCCACTGCCATGAATTTACAACAAAAATATCCTCAGAAAAAAATTATCCTTGTAGAAAAAGAAAATCATTGTGCAACTCATCAAACTGGCCATAATAGCGGAGTTATTCATTCGGGAGTTTACTATCAACCCGGTAGCTACAAAGCAAAGTTAACCACTCAAGGAAATCGAGCCTTAGTTGAATTTTGTCAAACCCACAATATCAAATATGATGTCTGTGGAAAATTAATTGTTGCCTGTAAAGAAAAAGAATTATCTCAATTAGAAAATCTCTATCAACGGGGATTACAAAACGGCATTGCCGTCACTAAAATTTCAAGGGAAGAAGCTAAAGAAATTGAACCCTATGTTAATTGTATTCAAGCCATAAAAGTACCTACAGCAGGAATTGTTGACTATAAGGAAGTAGCAAAAAAATACGCAGAAATATTCTGTAATATTGGCGGAGAAATTAGATTGAATACAAAAGTAGTTAACCTTAAATATCAAGATTCTCAACATATTATCATCACAAATCAAGGGGAAATAACGTCAAAATATCTAGTTAACTGTGCAGGGTTATACAGTGACAAAATCGCTATATTAGGCGGTATCAATCCAAAAATGAAAATTATCCCTTTTAGGGGAGAATACTACGAACTAAAGCCAGAAAAACGGTATTTAGTTAAACATTTAATCTACCCTGTGCCTAACCCAGATTTTCCCTTTTTGGGAGTGCATTTCACCCGTTTAATTGACGGCAATATTCACGCAGGGCCTAACGCTGTCTTGTCATTAAAACGAGAAGGATACAAAAAAACAGATTTTGCTTTGGGAGAATTTTGGGAAACAGTTACTTACTCTGGATTATGGAAATTAGTGAGTAAATACTATGAGGAAGGAATAGAGGAAATTATCCGCTCATTTAGTAAAACAGCTTTTGTTAGAAGTTTACAAACCCTAATTCCCGAAGTACAAGAAGATGATATTATTCCCTCTCCTGCGGGGGTGAGAGCGCAAGCATTAAATCAAGATGGTACTTTAGTACAAGATTTTGCTTTATTACCGACAGAAAATGCCCTTCATGTTTGTAATGCTCCTTCTCCTGCGGCTACAGCATCTTTAAAAATTGGAGAAGTAATTTCTCAGAATGTCGCTTTTTAA
- a CDS encoding DUF1517 domain-containing protein yields the protein MMSIGDRINEFIGKTRYVVSRIFVHLEGEEVAPFLGILNQNARRAVDADGEMDTMGECLVNICEGLLQYEFYWKSASNEGDVFWNEGDAGDYVTELFTDSAQRYLSQPDLEDDEENDGLSLPVTDNIIVMITVAFEGEVPEIETDLAQRDSLKDGLKALISLHYKQRYRAIAIHFSPARLGEQLNSEQILINFSELIPL from the coding sequence ATCATGAGTATAGGCGATCGCATTAATGAATTTATCGGCAAAACTCGCTATGTGGTTTCCCGTATCTTTGTCCATCTTGAGGGAGAAGAAGTAGCTCCTTTTTTGGGTATTTTAAACCAAAATGCCCGTAGGGCAGTAGATGCCGATGGTGAAATGGACACTATGGGAGAATGTTTAGTCAACATTTGCGAAGGTTTATTGCAATACGAATTTTACTGGAAAAGTGCTTCTAATGAAGGGGATGTATTTTGGAATGAGGGAGATGCAGGAGATTATGTAACGGAGTTATTTACTGATTCTGCTCAACGGTATCTTAGCCAACCAGACTTAGAAGACGATGAGGAAAATGACGGTTTATCCCTCCCCGTAACCGATAATATTATTGTTATGATCACAGTAGCTTTTGAGGGAGAAGTGCCAGAAATTGAAACGGATTTAGCCCAGAGAGATAGTTTAAAAGATGGATTGAAAGCCCTAATTAGCTTACATTATAAACAAAGATATAGAGCGATCGCAATTCATTTCTCTCCGGCTAGACTGGGAGAACAACTTAATTCTGAGCAAATCTTAATTAATTTTTCTGAATTAATCCCCCTCTAG
- a CDS encoding GNAT family N-acetyltransferase, protein MIKVIDADLNISAHREAVVELMNTYALDYMGGGEELSDFAKNNLANELAQRKYIHTVLAFVNDNPAGLIIAIEGFSTFACKPLLNIHDVVVASAYRRRGICKLLLQRIEDIALELGCCKLTLEVLEGNQVAQAAYKAFGFDGYQLNPDMGRALFWQKKLNS, encoded by the coding sequence ATGATAAAAGTTATTGACGCAGATTTGAATATATCCGCTCATCGAGAAGCCGTAGTGGAGTTGATGAATACCTATGCCCTTGATTATATGGGAGGAGGAGAAGAATTATCAGATTTTGCCAAAAACAATTTAGCTAATGAATTAGCACAGAGAAAATATATTCATACTGTTTTAGCTTTTGTGAATGATAATCCAGCAGGGTTAATTATTGCCATTGAAGGTTTTTCAACTTTTGCTTGTAAACCGTTATTAAATATTCATGATGTGGTGGTTGCTTCTGCTTATCGTCGTCGGGGTATTTGTAAGTTATTGTTACAGAGAATAGAAGACATTGCCCTAGAGTTAGGATGCTGTAAACTCACCCTAGAAGTATTAGAAGGTAATCAAGTCGCTCAAGCGGCTTATAAGGCTTTTGGCTTTGACGGTTATCAGTTGAATCCCGACATGGGCAGGGCATTATTTTGGCAGAAAAAGTTAAATTCTTAA
- the speB gene encoding agmatinase produces the protein MKQFLESEIISTYEEAKIVILPIPYEITTTYRKGCEYGPDAVLTASDQLECYDEELGMETCFHAPIFTHDYIADTRINKNLTADDMLKVTTETVTKLIKDNKFVIAVGGEHAITTGVVQAYQQTLDEPFTVIQIDAHGDMRHEFEGSIHNHACVMRRILELDLPTLPVGIRAICQEEADLIKEKNIPVMWARNIYFNPHWMAEAISNIKTKKVFITIDLDGIDPSLMPGVGTPEPGGMDWYQLLAFMNLIFSSFDVIGCDVMELAPTKDSVVSEFTAAKLIYKLIGYWQQNNSKVRSIE, from the coding sequence ATGAAACAGTTTTTAGAATCAGAAATTATCTCTACTTATGAAGAAGCAAAAATAGTTATTTTACCAATCCCCTATGAAATTACTACTACCTATCGTAAAGGGTGCGAATATGGGCCTGATGCCGTATTAACTGCCTCTGATCAGCTAGAATGTTATGACGAAGAATTAGGAATGGAAACTTGTTTTCATGCCCCTATTTTTACCCATGACTATATCGCCGATACCCGCATCAACAAAAATCTAACGGCAGATGATATGTTGAAAGTCACAACAGAAACCGTTACAAAATTGATCAAAGATAATAAATTTGTCATTGCCGTTGGCGGAGAACACGCTATCACGACAGGAGTAGTCCAAGCCTATCAACAAACCCTTGATGAACCCTTTACAGTAATACAGATAGATGCTCATGGAGATATGAGACACGAATTTGAGGGGTCAATTCATAATCATGCTTGTGTTATGAGAAGAATATTAGAATTAGACTTGCCGACATTACCAGTGGGAATCAGAGCAATTTGTCAAGAGGAAGCTGATTTAATCAAAGAAAAAAATATACCCGTAATGTGGGCGAGAAACATTTATTTTAATCCCCATTGGATGGCAGAAGCTATCAGTAACATAAAAACGAAAAAAGTATTCATTACCATTGATTTAGACGGAATTGACCCTAGTTTAATGCCCGGAGTTGGTACGCCTGAACCCGGTGGCATGGACTGGTATCAACTATTAGCTTTTATGAATTTAATTTTTTCGAGCTTTGATGTAATTGGCTGTGATGTTATGGAATTAGCACCAACAAAAGATTCCGTTGTTTCTGAATTTACTGCGGCTAAACTAATCTATAAATTAATTGGCTACTGGCAACAAAATAACTCAAAAGTCAGAAGTATAGAGTGA
- a CDS encoding Uma2 family endonuclease, translating to MTIASTQIKGLTLEEFLQQDYIDESPAYEYIDNQIIRKPMPQGKHSQIQYKICETINQLSEKEKIVYALPELRCSFSNRSIVPDIAVFYWARIPLDNQGEIANQFNSYPDWTIEILSPNQTPTRVIDNILFCLENGSQLGWLIDSQEKIIMVFQAEKPLKIYRQDETLPIIENINLPITPNNIFSWLKIK from the coding sequence ATGACAATTGCATCTACTCAAATAAAAGGATTAACCTTAGAAGAATTTTTGCAACAAGATTATATTGATGAATCCCCTGCTTATGAATATATTGATAATCAGATAATCAGAAAACCTATGCCTCAAGGAAAACATAGTCAAATTCAGTATAAAATTTGTGAAACAATCAATCAATTATCTGAAAAAGAGAAAATTGTTTACGCTTTACCCGAATTGCGTTGCAGTTTTTCTAATCGTTCTATAGTACCAGATATTGCGGTTTTTTATTGGGCAAGAATACCCTTAGACAATCAAGGAGAAATTGCTAATCAATTTAACTCTTATCCAGATTGGACTATAGAAATTTTATCACCGAATCAAACACCAACTAGAGTAATTGATAATATTTTATTCTGTTTAGAAAACGGCTCACAATTAGGATGGTTAATTGATAGTCAAGAAAAAATAATTATGGTATTCCAAGCAGAAAAACCCCTTAAAATTTATCGTCAAGATGAGACATTACCTATTATCGAAAATATTAATTTACCCATAACCCCTAACAATATATTTTCTTGGCTAAAAATCAAATAA